A genomic window from Prosthecobacter sp. SYSU 5D2 includes:
- the ptsP gene encoding phosphoenolpyruvate--protein phosphotransferase gives MIQETLTQEKTWQGTAVSSGVAHAVVHVLKEDFDEPDADPISADEVEAELARWHLAMDATHREIEELKEMVSTEQRSAEADIFDTHLLILEDMSIRKQVEKTVRERLICVDAVYYRLMCKHMNALRGLADSYLRERFLDIKDITQRVMRHLRGELLQHPMFEDPVIIVAHDLTPSDTVQLDRSKVLGFAIETGSGNSHAAIIARSLGLPAVVRMHGITEELHSGDPVLLDGDEGLVILNPTPATLTKYRSREQQAEKREDALHETRHQPSVTTDGLAVLVSANAEFVEEMGDIRDSGAANVGLFRTEFLYLEDPEGTEDWLADNYTRAVKVISPGMVTFRTLDIGGDKVDEQLAAEQEPNPFLGWRGIRVSLGKKDMFKRQLRALLRAAAHGPIGIMFPMICDVGEVRAAKELLAECANELSAEGYPPPQQVEIGAMIEIPSAALTADLIATEVDFFSLGTNDLVQYTMAVDRLNERVADLYSPTHPAVLRLIAMTVEAARRAGIRVCICGEMAANVEVLPLLIGLGLDELSVSTGQISRVKHAIRKLNASECRSIIDACRHLGCPKEILGMSSAMANELYPDLFE, from the coding sequence ATGATTCAGGAGACTCTAACACAGGAGAAAACTTGGCAGGGAACCGCGGTTTCCTCCGGTGTGGCGCATGCCGTGGTGCATGTGCTGAAAGAGGACTTCGACGAGCCCGATGCCGACCCGATCTCCGCCGATGAGGTGGAGGCGGAGCTGGCGCGCTGGCACCTGGCCATGGATGCCACGCATCGCGAGATCGAGGAGCTCAAGGAAATGGTCTCCACGGAGCAGCGCAGCGCCGAGGCGGACATCTTTGACACCCACCTCCTGATCCTGGAGGACATGTCCATCCGCAAGCAGGTGGAAAAGACGGTGCGTGAGCGGCTCATCTGCGTGGATGCCGTCTATTACCGGCTGATGTGCAAGCACATGAACGCCCTGCGCGGACTGGCGGATTCCTACCTGCGCGAGCGCTTCCTGGACATCAAGGACATCACCCAGCGGGTGATGAGGCACCTGCGCGGGGAGCTTTTGCAGCACCCGATGTTTGAGGACCCGGTCATCATCGTGGCGCATGACCTGACGCCCTCGGACACGGTGCAGCTGGACCGCAGCAAGGTGCTCGGCTTTGCCATTGAAACCGGCAGCGGCAATTCCCACGCGGCCATCATCGCCCGCTCCCTGGGCCTGCCGGCCGTGGTGCGCATGCACGGCATCACGGAGGAGCTGCATTCCGGTGATCCGGTGCTGCTGGACGGCGACGAGGGCCTGGTGATCCTGAATCCCACGCCGGCCACGCTGACGAAGTATCGCTCGCGGGAGCAGCAGGCGGAAAAGCGTGAGGACGCGCTGCATGAGACCCGCCACCAGCCCTCCGTGACCACGGACGGCCTGGCCGTGCTGGTTTCCGCCAATGCGGAGTTTGTGGAGGAGATGGGCGACATCCGCGACAGCGGCGCGGCGAATGTGGGCCTGTTTCGCACCGAGTTCCTCTACCTGGAAGACCCGGAGGGAACCGAAGACTGGCTGGCGGACAATTACACCCGTGCGGTGAAGGTCATCTCCCCAGGCATGGTGACCTTCCGCACCCTGGACATCGGCGGGGACAAGGTGGATGAGCAACTGGCCGCCGAGCAGGAGCCGAATCCCTTCCTGGGCTGGCGCGGCATCCGCGTCTCCCTGGGGAAAAAGGACATGTTCAAGCGGCAGCTGCGCGCGCTGCTGCGGGCGGCGGCCCATGGCCCCATCGGCATCATGTTCCCCATGATCTGCGATGTGGGTGAAGTGCGTGCTGCCAAAGAGCTGCTGGCGGAATGCGCCAATGAACTGAGCGCCGAAGGCTACCCGCCACCGCAGCAGGTGGAGATTGGCGCGATGATCGAGATTCCCAGCGCGGCGCTGACGGCGGACCTCATCGCCACGGAGGTGGATTTTTTCAGCCTGGGCACCAATGACCTGGTCCAGTACACGATGGCCGTGGACCGGCTGAACGAGCGCGTGGCGGACCTTTACAGCCCCACGCATCCGGCCGTGCTGCGCCTCATCGCCATGACGGTGGAGGCCGCCCGGCGGGCAGGCATCCGCGTGTGCATCTGCGGAGAAATGGCCGCCAATGTGGAGGTGCTGCCTTTGCTCATCGGCCTGGGCCTGGATGAGCTGAGCGTCTCCACCGGCCAGATCTCACGCGTGAAGCACGCCATCCGCAAGCTGAACGCCTCCGAGTGCCGCTCCATCATTGATGCCTGCCGCCACCTGGGCTGCCCGAAGGAAATCCTGGGCATGAGCAGCGCCATGGCCAATGAGCTGTATCCGGATTTGTTTGAGTGA
- a CDS encoding Mrp/NBP35 family ATP-binding protein, producing MPTDPEIRQALAQVRYPGFSRDIISFGLVKDITIEGGKVTVEISVATRDPNIPRLIHEQAMDVLQKLPGVTEAKLNFDIKEPPNPVAGTADKLPKSSIPGVKRVIAVGSGKGGVGKSTVASNLAVALAKTGARVGLCDCDLYGPSIAHMFGTNERPYQNDEQQIIPIEKYGLQLMSMGFLLEDDAPVIVRGPIATKYTQQFLRQCAWDHLDYLILDLPPGTGDIQLTIVQTVALDGAVIVTTPQEVALIDARKAVSMFQKVNVPILGIVENMSYFLCPDNGKSYHIFGKGGGEHEAKRLSVPLLGQIPIEMAMREAGDEGHPIALEDVTESASSYAFLAIANQLRSAVPA from the coding sequence ATGCCCACCGACCCCGAAATCCGCCAGGCGCTGGCCCAGGTACGCTACCCTGGCTTCAGCCGCGACATCATTTCCTTTGGCCTTGTCAAAGACATCACCATCGAAGGTGGCAAGGTCACCGTGGAGATCTCCGTGGCCACGCGGGACCCGAACATCCCGCGGCTGATCCATGAGCAGGCCATGGACGTCCTGCAAAAGCTGCCCGGCGTGACCGAGGCGAAGCTGAATTTTGACATCAAGGAGCCGCCGAATCCCGTGGCCGGCACGGCGGACAAGCTGCCGAAATCCTCCATTCCCGGCGTGAAGCGCGTCATCGCCGTCGGCTCCGGCAAAGGCGGCGTGGGCAAGAGCACCGTCGCCTCGAATCTGGCCGTGGCCCTGGCCAAAACCGGCGCCCGCGTGGGCCTGTGCGATTGCGACCTGTACGGCCCCAGCATCGCCCACATGTTCGGCACCAATGAGCGCCCGTATCAGAATGACGAGCAGCAGATCATTCCCATCGAAAAATACGGCCTGCAGCTCATGAGCATGGGTTTTCTGCTGGAAGATGACGCGCCTGTGATCGTTCGCGGGCCCATCGCCACCAAGTACACCCAGCAGTTCCTCCGCCAGTGCGCCTGGGACCATCTGGACTACCTGATCCTGGACCTGCCGCCGGGCACCGGCGACATCCAGCTCACCATCGTGCAGACGGTGGCCCTGGATGGCGCGGTCATCGTCACCACGCCGCAGGAAGTGGCCCTCATTGATGCCCGCAAGGCCGTCTCCATGTTCCAAAAGGTGAACGTGCCCATCCTCGGCATTGTGGAGAACATGAGCTACTTCCTCTGCCCGGACAACGGCAAGTCTTATCACATCTTTGGCAAAGGCGGCGGCGAGCACGAAGCCAAGCGCCTCAGCGTGCCGCTCCTGGGCCAGATCCCCATTGAAATGGCCATGCGCGAAGCCGGTGACGAAGGCCACCCGATCGCCCTGGAAGACGTGACCGAATCCGCCTCGTCGTATGCCTTCCTGGCGATTGCGAACCAGTTGCGCAGCGCGGTGCCGGCGTGA
- a CDS encoding aldehyde dehydrogenase family protein: protein MPLDLPSYIAGVPFESQDRLEVFNPWNHECVGSVVRITPVQLEEAIQTSLKGGTALTRYERSQILQKTAAALQERAEEFARLITAESGLCLRETRYEVGRACDVFRFAAMEALRDDGEIFSCDIAPGGKARKIFTTREPLRLIAAITPFNHPLNQVAHKLAPAIAAGAPMILKPSEKTPLTAVRLAEVLYASGLPGWMLSVIHGGLDDITRPMIRDERIDLVTFTGSAAVGKDIAATAGYKKLCLELGGHSPMLVLEDADLELAALLACEGSFRNSGQRCTSARRLLVHEAVLEEFTRRFVEKAAEYVCGDPADEATRVGTVIDERSAQNLEKAVQEAIATGAQLLAGGVRKGAQLQPTILANVPRTAYIAQNECFGPIAPIFPVKDLEDALELANATPYGLSSSVVTRSLESALTAVKRIRAGTVNINEIPGYRLELSPFGGVKDSGLGIKEGVVEAIKFMSTVKTFSLPW from the coding sequence ATGCCTCTTGATCTCCCCAGTTACATCGCCGGTGTGCCTTTTGAAAGCCAGGACCGCCTGGAAGTCTTCAATCCCTGGAACCATGAATGCGTGGGCAGCGTGGTCCGCATCACGCCAGTGCAGCTTGAGGAGGCCATCCAGACTTCGTTAAAAGGCGGCACGGCGCTGACGCGGTATGAGCGCAGCCAGATCCTGCAAAAGACGGCGGCGGCGCTGCAGGAGCGGGCGGAGGAATTTGCCCGGCTGATCACGGCGGAGTCCGGCCTGTGCCTGCGGGAGACGCGGTATGAGGTGGGCCGTGCCTGCGATGTTTTCCGTTTTGCCGCTATGGAGGCGCTGCGCGATGACGGGGAGATTTTTTCCTGCGACATCGCGCCGGGGGGCAAGGCGCGGAAGATCTTTACCACGCGCGAGCCGCTGCGGCTCATCGCCGCCATCACGCCTTTTAATCATCCTTTGAACCAGGTGGCGCATAAGCTGGCCCCGGCGATTGCGGCAGGTGCGCCGATGATTTTGAAGCCTTCGGAAAAGACGCCGCTCACCGCCGTGCGGCTGGCGGAGGTGCTGTATGCCAGCGGCCTGCCGGGCTGGATGCTCAGCGTCATCCATGGCGGCCTGGACGACATCACGCGCCCGATGATCCGCGACGAGCGCATTGACCTCGTCACCTTCACCGGCAGTGCGGCGGTGGGGAAGGACATCGCCGCCACCGCCGGGTATAAAAAACTGTGCCTGGAGCTGGGCGGGCACTCCCCCATGCTGGTGCTGGAGGATGCGGACCTGGAGCTGGCGGCGCTGCTGGCCTGTGAGGGCAGTTTTCGCAACAGCGGCCAGCGCTGCACCTCCGCGCGGCGGCTGCTGGTGCATGAGGCCGTGCTGGAGGAATTTACCCGCCGGTTTGTGGAAAAGGCGGCAGAGTATGTCTGCGGTGACCCTGCGGATGAGGCCACCCGCGTGGGCACGGTGATTGACGAACGCTCCGCGCAAAATCTGGAAAAGGCGGTCCAGGAGGCCATCGCCACCGGGGCGCAGCTCCTGGCCGGCGGGGTGAGAAAAGGGGCGCAGCTCCAGCCGACCATCCTGGCCAATGTGCCGCGCACGGCCTACATCGCCCAAAACGAATGTTTCGGCCCCATCGCGCCCATTTTCCCCGTGAAGGACCTGGAGGACGCGCTGGAGCTGGCCAATGCCACGCCTTATGGGCTGAGCTCCTCCGTGGTGACGCGCAGCCTGGAATCCGCGCTGACGGCGGTGAAACGCATCCGGGCGGGCACGGTGAACATCAATGAAATTCCCGGCTACCGGCTGGAACTTTCCCCGTTTGGCGGCGTGAAGGACAGCGGCCTGGGCATCAAGGAGGGCGTGGTGGAGGCCATCAAATTCATGTCCACGGTGAAAACCTTCTCGCTTCCGTGGTAA
- a CDS encoding MauE/DoxX family redox-associated membrane protein, producing MSRIVHVILHLLFGGVFVYAGALKAADPGVFVMDVRSFDLLPDPYAAWLAMFLPWLEIFCGLAVISGLFRKGGLLVLNATLVAFLIAIAISWYRGIDIQCGCFGSSEASSNHLELIVRDVLLLALGVYLQVRGRKLAV from the coding sequence ATGTCCCGCATCGTCCACGTCATTCTGCATCTCCTCTTCGGGGGCGTGTTTGTGTATGCGGGGGCGCTGAAGGCGGCGGACCCGGGCGTTTTTGTGATGGATGTGCGCAGCTTTGACCTGCTGCCGGATCCGTATGCCGCGTGGCTGGCCATGTTTCTGCCCTGGCTGGAAATCTTCTGCGGCCTGGCGGTCATCAGCGGCCTGTTTCGCAAAGGCGGCCTGCTGGTGCTGAATGCCACCCTCGTCGCCTTTCTCATCGCCATCGCCATTTCGTGGTACCGGGGCATTGACATCCAGTGCGGCTGCTTCGGCAGCAGCGAGGCCAGCAGCAATCACCTGGAGCTCATCGTGCGGGATGTGCTGCTGCTGGCGCTCGGGGTGTATTTGCAGGTGAGGGGCCGCAAGCTGGCGGTGTAA
- a CDS encoding zinc-binding dehydrogenase, with amino-acid sequence MNSARIQLFQGPGRPFESRTVPLPDRLHPGEILVEISLATVCGSDLHTVSGRRGAPTPCVLGHEAIGRVVASERPGFTEGQRVTWTLADSCGECPACTEWALPQKCLRLFKYGHAALNDGSGLNGCYASHIVLRPGTFVLPVPDGLKDALVAPANCALATIVNALESLPVPCATALVQGGGLLGLYACAWLRFRGVERVFCTDLSAERLSMVAEFGGIAMPADAQMKKRILEESGGGVDLALEVAGTAAVIPDGIALLRPGGTYVWAGMVHPQTALDLTGEAVLRKCLTIRGVHNYAPRHLGIGLDFLAAMQDRLPFEKLVSPPLPLAALDEALRLTESRRWLRVSITP; translated from the coding sequence ATGAACTCCGCCCGCATCCAGCTTTTCCAAGGCCCTGGCCGCCCTTTTGAATCCCGCACCGTGCCGCTGCCGGACCGCCTGCATCCGGGTGAGATCCTGGTGGAAATTTCCCTGGCAACCGTCTGCGGATCGGACCTGCACACGGTCTCCGGGCGGCGTGGTGCGCCCACGCCCTGTGTGCTGGGGCACGAGGCCATCGGCCGGGTGGTGGCCAGTGAAAGGCCGGGTTTTACCGAAGGCCAGCGGGTGACGTGGACGCTGGCGGACAGCTGCGGCGAGTGCCCGGCCTGCACGGAGTGGGCGCTGCCGCAAAAATGCCTGCGGCTTTTTAAATATGGACACGCGGCGCTGAACGACGGCTCCGGATTGAACGGCTGTTATGCCAGCCACATCGTCCTTAGGCCCGGTACTTTTGTGCTGCCTGTGCCGGACGGGCTGAAGGATGCGCTGGTGGCTCCGGCGAACTGTGCGCTGGCGACCATCGTGAATGCGCTGGAGTCGCTGCCTGTACCGTGTGCCACTGCTTTGGTGCAAGGCGGTGGTTTGCTCGGACTGTATGCCTGTGCGTGGCTGCGTTTTCGCGGTGTGGAGCGGGTTTTTTGTACGGACCTGTCGGCGGAGCGGCTGTCCATGGTGGCGGAGTTTGGCGGCATCGCGATGCCTGCGGATGCGCAGATGAAAAAGCGCATCCTGGAGGAATCCGGCGGCGGTGTGGACCTGGCGCTGGAGGTGGCCGGTACGGCGGCGGTGATTCCGGACGGCATCGCGCTGCTGCGACCGGGCGGCACGTATGTCTGGGCGGGCATGGTGCATCCGCAGACGGCGCTGGACCTGACGGGCGAGGCGGTGCTGCGCAAGTGCCTGACCATCCGCGGCGTGCACAATTACGCCCCGCGCCACCTGGGCATCGGGCTGGATTTTCTGGCGGCGATGCAGGACCGGCTGCCTTTTGAAAAACTGGTCAGCCCGCCGCTGCCGCTGGCCGCGCTGGACGAGGCGCTGCGCCTGACGGAAAGCCGCCGGTGGCTGCGTGTCTCCATTACTCCTTGA
- a CDS encoding MFS transporter, translated as MSGIPHSDPGFKRAQWRVLGAVMFCYLFYYTGRQTFGFAIPGIQKELGLDKETLGWISAAMLWSYALGQAINGNLGDRFGGRRMMALGAGASFLLNWLTSFGVGFKSLAAAWGMNGLAQSMGWAPGSRLVANWFGAHERGKAFGFFVLAAGLSSVLSFVTSLVILDVLKLDWRWIFRLPVVLMLLGGLFVWIFARDRPSRAGFADFEDDAGTPRTVDSPEEETSWQRYVIALTNGRLLLAGLAIGFQNTVRYGLLIWVPVHFLGEDFKSDPAGKWISVALPLGMALGAVASGWISDRFCQSRRSGVITSFMLLAAVAAGAMYLLPRGHFLGMPMLFLCGFFAYGPQSAFWALAPDLLGRARAGTAVGIMNCFAYTMAGLGEPLVGWFVQHNPWAEVPGVENTALVFPIVAIAALCSATLALFIRR; from the coding sequence ATGAGCGGCATTCCTCACAGCGATCCCGGATTCAAGCGCGCGCAATGGCGGGTGCTGGGCGCTGTGATGTTTTGCTATCTTTTCTACTATACAGGCAGGCAGACCTTTGGCTTTGCCATTCCCGGCATTCAAAAGGAGCTGGGGCTGGACAAGGAGACGCTGGGCTGGATCAGCGCGGCCATGCTGTGGAGCTATGCGCTGGGCCAGGCGATCAATGGGAATCTGGGCGACCGGTTCGGTGGCCGGCGCATGATGGCGCTGGGGGCAGGAGCGTCGTTTTTGCTGAACTGGCTGACCAGCTTTGGCGTGGGTTTTAAGAGCCTGGCGGCGGCCTGGGGCATGAACGGGCTGGCGCAGAGCATGGGCTGGGCACCGGGCAGCCGCCTGGTGGCCAACTGGTTCGGCGCGCATGAGCGGGGGAAGGCTTTCGGTTTTTTTGTGCTGGCGGCGGGCCTGTCCTCAGTGCTTTCGTTTGTTACATCGTTGGTTATTCTGGATGTGCTGAAACTGGACTGGCGCTGGATCTTCCGCCTGCCGGTGGTGCTGATGCTGCTGGGCGGCCTGTTTGTCTGGATATTCGCGCGTGACCGGCCATCGCGGGCCGGTTTTGCGGACTTTGAAGATGATGCGGGCACGCCGCGCACGGTGGATTCGCCGGAGGAGGAGACGTCCTGGCAGCGGTATGTCATCGCGCTGACGAACGGGCGTCTGCTGCTGGCCGGGCTGGCCATCGGATTTCAAAACACGGTGCGTTACGGCCTGCTGATCTGGGTGCCGGTGCATTTTTTGGGCGAGGATTTTAAAAGCGATCCGGCGGGCAAGTGGATCAGCGTGGCGCTGCCGCTGGGCATGGCGCTGGGCGCGGTGGCCAGCGGGTGGATCTCGGACCGTTTCTGCCAGTCGCGGAGATCGGGCGTGATCACCTCCTTCATGCTGCTGGCGGCGGTGGCGGCGGGTGCCATGTATCTGCTGCCGCGCGGACATTTCCTGGGCATGCCGATGCTGTTTCTCTGCGGATTTTTTGCCTATGGTCCGCAGTCGGCCTTCTGGGCGTTGGCACCTGATTTGTTAGGCCGCGCGCGTGCCGGAACGGCGGTGGGCATCATGAACTGCTTTGCCTACACGATGGCCGGCCTGGGCGAGCCGCTGGTGGGCTGGTTTGTCCAGCACAATCCCTGGGCCGAGGTGCCGGGAGTGGAAAACACCGCGCTGGTCTTTCCCATTGTGGCCATTGCCGCCCTGTGCAGCGCCACCCTGGCCCTTTTTATCCGCCGATGA